In Gadus chalcogrammus isolate NIFS_2021 chromosome 13, NIFS_Gcha_1.0, whole genome shotgun sequence, the genomic stretch taGTGTTTTCAATGCCCCAAGAATTAAGTGACCTATTACCATCCTTCATATTCTGTCATCTgtatgttatacttaaaagtaACCATCATCCCACCTATACAAAACTTAAATAACACAACCACCATCAGACAAACTCCATAAAATAATTAGAATCAAGATGAATTACAATTAATTCTTCTTGTTGGAACAGTGTTGAAAGGGAAGAAGAAGCACGTCCACATTAACTGAAGCCCGTCCACCACAGTGTCCAGGGTCTCTGGTCGCCGTCACCAAAGCAGCAGAGAGCCCATGAGTCTATTTCTGGTTCTTCAGCAGCTCGTCGATCTGGGTTTTGTACATGTTCTTTACGTCGTCCAggtccatcctcagctcctgAGCCTCCTCGGCCTTCTCCCCGTACATCTGGAGGATGGTGTTGTGTCTCTGCTCCAGATCCTGAGACACAAACGTCACACACGAGTTAAACATAGGAGCTTTTCACGCAAACGAGCTTTGATTGATCCATGGAAACTAATCCTGTTTGAAACTGTTCTCCAACCACCCATAAACTGTGGTGGCTGCCTCCTACTACTCCATACTACTCCTTCATCTCAATGGGTTAAGGCCCCCtccacacggagccgatttTTTGatgaaaccgcataagtctaTTGCGgtttatcaaggggctttattcaCCAGctgtcagagttgcgttgaattttttatttttttatttatttgtattctttttgtagctttaaataaacccccttgataaatgtaataattattTCTACTAAATTttaaaggttgaatctcctcgtgttgtgcgtttcggccgaccgtccagacggagccagcgaatccggtgcccgaaaccgcacatttctgaaaccaccctcggaggtggttacaaatctatccggacctatgcggtttcgtgttaggattcgtctGGCtgctgaaacgcaaacgatgacgacattagccccccaccagctgggggacgtcagagttgcgttgaatcttttatttatttgtattctttttgtagctttaaataaagccccttgataaatgtaattactaactgtacattaaaaagtgtttctgctcaattttaaaggttgaatctcctcgtgactgaatgtttgtatacagcgcgcaggctgtatgcgcgcaggcttgatgcgctccacttttttctgtggagaaccagcgccttgaatatttattaCAGCATTTCAAAAGCTGGTTGCGGTTTCACAATGACTCCGtatttacggagatattcctgaaccgcataaaacgaaagCAGAtagttttcgcccgtttcggctccgtgtggacggggcccgAGTCTCCCACCTGACAGTTTTTCAGAACTATAATGAAGTGTTTCAAATGCAAACTACAATGATCCAATACAACAGCCACAGACATACAGTATAACACATCATCTAGCCTCACAGCACACaatgtgtttggtttatgttatcTTCAGTGGGCTCCTCTTGTGTAGCCGGTGGCGGGCCGAGCTCACCTTGAGCTGGACCTGGAGCCTGGGGATGTCCTTCACCAGGAGGTCCATGTCATCGTTCTGGTTGGTGAGGCGGACCACCTCCTCCGCCATGACGGAGCGACTCCTCTCCAGGCTGGAGATCTCCAActgacagcacacacacacacacaacaaggggACAGAGCATGTCAAACAAGGAACACACAAGCTACCAGAGAATGTGAAGGTAACTAAATGAATAAGTATTACATAAATTAAGAAAAACTGGAAAACATAGATTCAACATCCCTGCGAGCAGCTGCCTTGAATGCTTACAGCCTCAGGCTGTTTAATCAAGCCAATAActtaattataataatcaattctattcataatatcagattACTGGTGTACAGAGCATTCGGCGGTGAGGACGATCCAATGTGCGCGTATTGATCCTCATCAAGGCCTGTGCAGATGTTCTATGCCCTGCTACCTGTAGCTGCGcaatctctccttctctcagttTGAGCTGCGACTGCAGGTTCTCCATGATGCTGGAGCCTCCAGAGAGCCTGGCCGCCTCGTACAGGTTGGTCCCACTGAGGGACATGGACATGGGCATGACTCCCAGCGAGTGGTCCATAGAGTCATCCTTGGCAAAGAAAGACCGAAAGATAAatgaacaacagcaacaacaatgtATTCGGGCGATAAGATAAAACCATTCAGTTTGACAACGTCTTGAGCCTCCACCTATGAATTGACGTCAGTGGTAATTCAGTGATATTTAAAAAGGTCCCATGGCGTGAAAATGTCATTTaaggaggttttctaacattaatatgagtaaTATGAGCACCAtggccgggcggtggtgcctcggagctatccgctgcccgctgccgaggcggttgtgcctcggcagcgggcagcggggctccggcgggagacagtCGTGGTCaccaatccctttctcctccattttgcGGTCCAGTCTACTTCtgattgatgtggaagaaccCGAGACGtgggagaacccgacgcagtcttttgagattcataatatggTCTGGAGCgccacacacagcttttggccgtgataatatatattatatgatatagatatctatgtataatatgatattatttagatatagagctccaggactcacaccagagcacccggagtgttcgagaatatttacagaacacggccataggctgtgtgcgcctccggatgatattatgaatccgagCCATTGCTATACATCCATTGTAAACACGAGCGCATGGTATCGTGGCTGCAatctgctcagggccacacccccaccctccacctttaCCTGCCTCTTATaaaacggcacgtttgtggaaagctcatcgtgggactggctcgtagtggctgtaattctgcaccaaggctgaatttcttgaacgtcttcaaatattGTATGATGGGCCCACTGACTAACACCTACATATAAGTAtacataaagtagcatgccctGGGACCTTTAAGGGCTAAAAGCTTGATCTGGCATCGCGTGTTGTGCATACCTGGGAAAAGGTTGAGGCGTACAGACCGGCAGTGTCGGTCCCACTGATGGAGCTGGAGCgggacagggagggggtggaggaggctgggggctCCCCTACAGAGTGGGCCATGGCCTTTCTCTCCTTGGGTTACAGACCAAAACAAATTCAATGTTTTAATGAATGGTTAACTTGGATAATGTCCACATCAAGGAAGAAGGACATACCTTCTCCTTGAGGGCCTCCTGTGCAAGGTAGCATTTCTTCTTTTCTTGCTCCACCTTCAtcttctccatctccagctGATTGGTCAGAAGCAGCTGGCGGGCGGAGCATTAAACAAGTATTACAGAAAAATAGCTTTTAAACTACTGTTTAAATATTTAACAGAAATACAATAAGTCACCGATTCTACCCTTATTTAATAGAAAAATAGAGGTAATAATACATATCTAAATAATTATCCACATCTTAATTTAATAAGGGACTAATGCCATGAAGCCAAACCCAAGACGTAAAAGCAGAATCAAATAAATGGACTAAGGAACACTTACCTTTTCTTTCTTGGCCTCATCTAGCAAGCGGCTGTGCTCTCCACGCAGGTTTTCCAGCTCAACATGCTCtctacacagagaaacacaaacaagctCTATTGTTGTACGAAATGACACCCAAAAATATATGTTATGCATCAAAACACAATCGCCAACTCAAATAAACCGGGTTGGAGAAGGCATTATATAGTATCAACGGTAGAAAGGAAactttaatatttttatttatttccatagGCAAACTAAGAGCTTTCACTGGTGTGTAATTAATAAGCAGACACTAACAACCATCTGCGAGGGGTTCCATTAAGTTAAACACAAGAGGAGCTCTAGGCAGGATCCATGAGGCTAAGAGTGAAAAGTTACGAGCCAGCCAGGAGTCGAACCTGGAATCTTCTGATCCGTAGTCAGACgcgttatccattgcgccactggCCCACTGAAAAGACACATGTTTCTCAAAGAGAAAAGCCTGGCGCCCCACCCCCGCCTGTATGACATCCTCCAATCAGAGTGGAGCTACGCCCACTTCCTCTCTAACATGACCGCAGCTAAAGAGTTCTGAAAACATTTTAGACAGTAATGAATGTTGATACTATATGCCACATATTGGAACAAAACAAACTACTTAACTAGCAAAGTGTTTCTGAGGAATTTGACATCTAAAATGTATGCAAAACATTTTCTTCTATTGAATTCATACGTATCATCTATCAAATCATTACATTATTTATAGTCCAtgtgttttcttcttttatCAACCACAAATTATCCCGATTGATGAAACccataaataatataaaagtaTATAACTATTATCCACATGCGCATTAAAAAAAAGGTAGAAGTgacaaacaattattttcacTTCATTCAAGCTTCTGGGGCACATCTCAAACTTCCTGGGGACATTATAGTCAGCCAGCAGTCACGTTGTTTTTTGCACCACTGACCTTCTATGAGAGTTTGATTTTCTAAAGAAACAACGACCCCAAAACACAAAGGCCAAGCCGTTCTGCATGACTGCTCCCACTTTCTCTCCGTTACTTTACATAGAGGCCTGAGAAACCCGGGCAGGTCCTAATCATGCAACACAATACATCATTTACTTTACACTCAACTGGGGAAGTCCCACAGAGTCTCTCACAAATGAAGAGAGTGTGGTTAGAAGACTTTAGAAAGCAGCTGATCTGTGAGTAAGTGACCCGTCAGTACACCTTAACCTGGCTGCTCTCCAAGTGGTTCATTCAAATGTATTCAGCCGTTTGAGTTCCTCAAGTATCCAAAACCTTACTATTGCCCTCACATGAATAAATTCAGAGAAAACCGATTCAAGAGTACTTACTACTTCTAGGATCGATACACAACCTAATAATAAATCATGACTAAGGTTTCCCGGAGTCTGCCAGGGTTTCAATCAAGGAAGGAGGCACAGTTATTCTTTGAGTACGTTTGCGGTCCGTTTGTGAGCCGTTACCTGCTGctgtcctcctccagcctctccctctGGTTCTTTTCCGTGCCCAGCTCCACCACGTAGCGCCCCTTTTCCTTGCGGAGCAGAGAGTTCTGGGACTCCAGGGAGGCCAGCTGGGAGCGTACGGCCATCCCCTCCTCTGTGGCGGCGCGCTCCTTCTCCACGGCAACAGCCAACTGCGCCTGGGCGTCCGCTTGTCCGGGCAAATACAACTAATTGTTTAGCGTCTAGCGTCATCTTCAGCCACGTTCAAAAACACAGAGCCAAAAACGTGTCCTTACAGAGTCGGTCCGAGATGTTCTTCTCGAGCTTCTCCCATGAGGCCGTCTGGCCCCCCAGCGACGCCTGCAGGTTCTCGATCTGTCTGAGCAGGGGCCGCGTGGCTGAGGTCATGCCCTGACTCAGCTCCTGGTTCCTGCTCTCGGCTTCCTGAAGCCTCTTCACGGGGGAACCAAAACCACAGGGTTTGAGGAGTTGAAAAATACCGTCTAAATTAGAACTGCATAGGGCTTCATCGTGACATCGTGTCTTGAAACGGCCCATTTGAAAAAGGCGCCCCTCTTACCTGCTGCAGCTGGCTGATCTCTTCCCTCAGGTAGTCCTCCTTCCtcgcctgctgctgctccgcCCGCTGCAAGGCCACCCTCAGGTCGGCCACCTGCAGCACCCCGGGGAGAGAGGGTCAGCGTGTGGAGGTGCATCAAAACCCTGGGTGTCCCCAAAAGCTAGGTAACAATGTCCGTCTGTGAAAGAACAGTAGTCTGCTAGCGTAACAATACCGTTTTCAATGTCACGATGCAGCAGCTTAACAAAAACATTAGAATCCCATGATACAGTTATCATTGAAGCACCGCTCTCCGGTGGACAGGAGATACATTTTATTTCCACTTTGCATTAGGTGCAGATAAGCAGTTGAACCGACCGAGTGTGTGAAGCTATataataatagtagtaataataatggattgaatttatatagcgcttttctagacactcaaagacgctttacagtgaaggggggacctcactatgCAGTAGGTAGGTATGCATGTGTCTCCATGGCCCACGCCCATGGCGGTACCTGATTGCCCAGGGCCTCCTGTTGTAACCGCGCCTCCTCCTGGGCCTTATCCAGGGTGACACTCAGCTGCTCCTTGGCCTGGGTCTCCCTGCTCAGAGCCACCTCCTGGGCTTCACTGTCTCTGCTGGCCTTGGCCTTATGGAGCTCCGCTAGCTCCCTGCACACAGAAGGAGTGGAACCAGACCCCCGTCAGCACAGCTTCATCCGCTTGTTCACATTTCTCTCAATTTCAAAAGATTGAAAAATGTACTAAATAGAACGATATAAATAGAACTATAGCCCTTAATCGTGGTACTAGTGACACACAAAGGGTTTAAATAGAACTATAGCCCTTAATCGTGGTGCTAGTGACACACAAAGGGTTAAGAAACTGTAAAAGTGGAATTTATAGTCGCTGAGATGCGCCACTCGTGAAGGGCATGGGCTGCAACGTTGCCGAGACCCGCAGGTCGTGCACTCTGCTTGCTTCAATATTTCAGAGGGGCCACGAGATCATCACAGATGACCATGAAGACGTAATTTTTGGTTGCAAAAGTGCCTGATTTAAGTGAATGGTTCAACCGGAACCTTTCGCACCACCAACTCCTCCAGCGCCCAGACGACCTGCTCAAACTGATGCGTTGCCACTGGATCTGGTGAAGCCTTTCAGTTTGTTCATCACAACAATGCTGTTGGGGAGTCAGAGGGTTTTACTTGTAAGAGCTGTCCAAGGCGGCCTGAAGGCTGCGGTTCTTCTCCTGCAACTCCTCAGAGTCCATCTGCAGGCGAGTGGCCTCCTTCTCCTGGCGCTCCACCACGCTGTTCAGCTTCTTGATGTTCTCCCTGtgctgcttctccacctcctccttcccatcCAGAACCTATAAGAACGATAATGGAGACAGGGTTCCACACCAGGCTGGGAAACAAATACCATATTGGCACCAGACTGATACCCAGCACATTGATGGGGTTCAGACATCTtaaatagatatatttatttgagGATTTTTTGAATTGGCCTATGAAAATGGACTTAAATCCAGTATAGAGCTCAAGCACCCATCACACCAGGGGGGATAGCTTTATCTTCACGCAACACCTCACATCACCAGTTATCTGACTTGTGAATCCCACCGAGACTAGCAGTATGCTGGCACCCCCCCGCTGACCTGCTGGAGCTGtcggagctcctcctccagttcTCTGAGCCTCTTGCTCTGCTTGGAGACCCTGCCTTCGCTGTCCTTCTCCTTCACACGCAGCTTCTTGATGATGTTGcagtgctgcagctgctgcttggACAACTTCTCACCTGGACACCCACGAAAACAACAAGGATAACATTGAATGCCAAAGTTCGCTGGTGTGCTCGTGTATTTAAAGTATCCCAggtatatttgaatattaaaataatacCAGGAAGAGTAATAGAGGCCCAGTGTCCCATTGTAATGCTGTGTGACAAGTTCCTAGAGTTCCTTGTTTAGCGGAGTTTGCATGGTGTAGACAGGCCTATTGAAGCAGAGGCCTGGAAGCTGAGGATGTTGTAGAGGCCTATTGAAGCGTCCTCACCTTCCTCAAGCAGGCCTCGtatctgctcctccttctctttgatGATCTCCATCGCCTCCGCGTTCAGTCTGGTGGTCAACACCTCCCGCATGCTCTTGATCTCCTACAGCAAAACGAACCAAGAATATATCTTCTCAACAAAAACAGACCAGTGCCTGCAGTTTCAATGAAGGAGCAGTCACAACTTAACTCGACTAGATTTGAGGTCCAGGAGACGAGTGAAGTACCTTTTTGGCGATGTCCCTCTCTTTGCAGGCTACCTGGGCCTTCCTCTCAGTGTCTGCTATGCGCTGGGTGAACTCCTCCTTCAGAGACTGGACTGTGGAGGTCTCCTCCTTCAGGGCAACCACTTCACTGGAAGAGGTCATAAGAGTACAGGCTCATTATCCTTCTGTCAACACCTCCACACGGAACCAAGTAACAAGACCATAACGAGGATTTCTATACTTGATGAAACTAGGTAAAGATTATAATTCTCCTCGTCTGAGTGACTAAGCATTGAACCATAGGAAGCCCCTATAGTGACCATAATATTTatcaaatcaattattattatcattatgatACGTGTTTGTTTGCAAAGCAAGCCACTATTTTTTATCATGCATCATAAATTAATAGGTTAATAGGACCCAGAAGGTCCGTAAGGATAGATCTTTCTGTATCTTGAAAAGGTAGGAAAACAACATTTGGTGCACAAGCCTGTTACGTGTTATTGGCAAATAAAAGTTGTCCAGCGACTTGAAACGTAGCACTCGTATTAGCCTAGGTAGAATTCTCTTATAGAATGAAAAATGTAAAGGTTCAGCCTAACTAATGTAATTATGCTACAGTACATAATTTCTCATTGTGACTGATCCATTTCAGTTTAGATTTAAGAATATTGAAGGCTCCAGTACAACATATTGGTTGGGGCTGCTCGGTTATGGAAAAAAATCATCATatcgattattttggtcaatattgaaatcaagattattcaaacgattatttttgatttttcgaaaacatgatgtatttattcagcatgtctctcccagaAAACAAACTGCAATTGAGTACTTGGAAATTTCGCCttgaataaatacacaaaatggtcaaatagaaaaagttcaaatctaaaataatgtacagatatgtatccagctgttcgcTAAAATCAAtatcgcgatcaaaatttgatAATTGCCCAGCCCTAATATTGGTGCAATATCTTTATATAATACAAGTTGCCAGGGCTCAGCTATAAAAGGGGTTATTGCAGCCCGGCACAGCCGCCTGAATCAAATATTCTTTTCAGGAATTGGGGAAACGGTGTACTGCAATATACTCACTCTCTGAGGTTGTCACACTTCTCCTCCAGGCGGACCTTGTCCGTGCTCACTGTCAGCAGCTGGGACTCCCTCTTCTCCAGACGACTGGAGAGCTCATCAATCACCTGGAGGAAGCCCCCCAGGAGGGGGTTGTTTTGGTCCATTAGAGAAGCAAACACAACGACACTCGCAAAGTACTAGCAATAGGAAGGAAGCCATTACTTCCCAGGTTCATTAACTGTTTCACTTTCCTACCACCAAACATTTACATGAATCAATCTAATACAATACAGAAGACCCACTTAAATGACAACAGACGTATCGTCCATCCCACAGCAGCATGATGCTTTCGTGCTAGAACTATAAACTAGGTTTTTATTTTCGTCTTGACATTTAAACGATTGACAGATTTCAGGTTGGTTAGTCAACAGATTATTAAAACCAGTAGGTCCTAACCTTCTCCAATACAAATATTTGAACCAAGGTTGGAATTACAGACCAACGAAACAGGATGGCTCCATGCCTTACTGTGCTTGTGAATAGCAATGGAATGTTTGCCAAAAACAGAACTGTCTGTTTGCTCAATATAAAATATGTCTtagtcaaaacaaaacattggtAGATGTCTACAGAGTAAAACAACTACCTCATGCTTGTACTCTGAGATTGGGCATCATCCATTTGAGAGCATGAGTTATTGAAATTACCTTTTGCAACTCCAGAATCTGACAGGTAGAGACGCTTCTCATCTCCTTCGTGATTGGCTGAGTGGGGTTTTCCTCCAGCTCTGAGGTGGTACTTGACATCATGAGACCAGTTTGGTCATCTTCTTCCGTCAAATCTTCAGGCTGTTCACAATTAACTGGTGTTGCACTCCGCCCACTTTCCTCCATCTCATCCAAAGACTGGTCCCTCATCGTCTCAGTgagcccttcttcttcttcttcctcctcctcctcctcctcctcctgctgcagcgcctccttttcctcttcttcttccttccccacctcccccacctgctCTTCTCTGGGAGCCTCATCCTGACTCTGAAAAACCACAGATGCTGTAGGGGCAATAGGCTCCGAGCCGGCGGTGACAGAAGCCAGCGTTCGACTTCCTGGAATGTCGTCGTCAGAGTTGACCTCGCTGACGCTGCGGCTGTCCAGCGACTGCATGCTGAACGAGTCGATGCGCTCAAAAGCGTCCGAGGACGAGCCGCAGCTTTCAGTGAGCTTGGCGTAATCCTCGTTGCGGAGGAGCTCTCCACACGCCGAGGCCGAGAGCAGCTGGAAAGAGCCCTGCATCAAGTGAAGGCCGGCCTTCACCTCTGCTGTCTCCTGTCTGGAGCTGGCTGAGCTCTCACTCAACACACTCTCGTGGTCAAGCACCTCAATGTCACTTGTGGTCGAGGTGCCCGAGGAGAAAGCGCTgaccggaggggagggggtgtcgGTCTGGCGGTCTTCCACCTTGCCGTCTTTAGTTTCCAGTTGTATCGGCTTGGGGGGCGTGCTTGGTGACGAGTCCGAAGGGGATATGCTCTCGGGTTCATCTGAAGCCTCAGGCGAGTCGGTGACGTCAGGGTCTTCGGCGAGGGGTCCCAAGTGGATCAGCATCTCTTCTGTTTGATTATCCACAGACTCTAAAGCAACTTTATTTTCGACCATACCGTCGTTGGATGTACGCCTCCCTATGAAAGAATCAAAGGGAGGATCCTCCTGAGACGCCACAAGAATAGCTGGTTGAAGCATACTGGAGTGTTCTTCAGGTGCCCCAGATAACGGCTCAGGCTCATCAGGTAGGCTTCCAGAAACATCCAGATCGTCAAGGGCCAAATGAGAAAATTCGGACTCAAAGGACTCCACTTCATTTAGGATCACAGGTTCTTTACTCTTCTTAGCCTTCTCCTGCTCTCGTCTTTTGGTCTGAGGGGCTGAAGACACGATCTGGGTGTTAGTAACATCCTGTGCAGGCAGAAAGGTACTGAAGAAGTTATCCGTCTCATCTACAACGGTGCGGGTAACAGGTGTAGTGATGGCCTCAGATGATAGAGggggctcttcctcctcctcttcttctagGGCGGACTCCCACTGACTGGTCCCCCATCCTCCACCCAACGGTGTCTTTCCAGGTAAATCTAGGTAGCAAGTGAAGACATAAATTGTGTCATGTGTAACAGCGGGTAGTATTTGATGCTACGAGTGTGGCCAAGGTACCACTGCAACCTTGTGTCATTACTCACCATCATAGGGCAtgacgacagtgtcaccccatTGGCCTTCTTCTTGAATATCCAGCACTCTATCGATGGACTTCTGGGCTGTTGTCAACGCTTGTTTGGCGAAGGTAGACAAGTGGGACGCGTTGAACCAGCTCATCGTGTTTACAATACTTCCCTAGCAGATAGCAGCTctggtgtttgttgttgtgtctgtgtgttaaagAGCTAGCACGTCAACGACAACCCGAAAACATAACACGTCCCTAGTTGTTACATTGTCAAACAAACCCTGGCTTGATATTGCTACTATCTTAAGTAACTTTAAGTAGCTATTTTGATAGCTAAGCTGCCAAGCTAACAGCAAAGCACTATTTACAGCATCGAACAGTAAAGTAAGAAGGTTTAGATTGCCCTTTTAGTTAAGTGGATGAATGTATTTCCAACCCTGCAGCGAAATCCACCGCAGTGGAACACAATGTTGTGTTTTTCCACTTCTTCAAGCTTGTATCATCCTTTGTTTTGATGCCGTTGATGTGAAACCTAGCTAACGTAAAGCCACTCGCTACTTCCTTTACACGTTGCACGGTGACGTTCAAGATATCTGGGCCTGTCAAGTCTCAGCAAGCACCAGGCATCGCTGTATAAATAGCCCGATAGGCTGAGACTGGATCATGAATTATAGCGCTATACCGGTTTACAGCAACGCCATTTCCGGTCACTTATTTCCTATGAGCTGTGCACGTCATTTAAGTCCCCGGAGCGATACTTAAAATAACACGACAGGAATAAAAGCATCGGCAAGGAGAATATAGATTGAGGTTTGACGAAAAGTTGGACAAAGAAATATCCGTTACATTTAACGGAAACGGATGTTGCTCTATCGGTAGTCCCACCCTCGCCTCGCCATTCGCCAATAACAACGGATGATCGAGCATCCCGATGCAGGCTTTCGCTAGCGAAATAACGATAACGGCATTGATAAAATAGACGGAAAAAAATCATTGTGCAAATACCATTTCAacgtatattttttaattatcgTCCACGTATCATAGATTGCTTCAAAAGTCCAATCTGTCGCGTTAACAACGACCTGAATTTAATCAAATCAGTTAGGAGAAGGCATAACATTTTCCGAAGATCCCACTTGGTGTCAGCACAACACATAGGTTCACTGTATTACATTTAATAGGGGGAAACCGACAATAACCAGCTGTCACTTGTTCTATATTTCCATTTGTTTAGTTGACTGAGGCTTGCCATGTTGCTTGACAAATAAAAGATATATACTCGTACTATATACTCATACTAGTAGAAAACGTCTTCACTGCATTTATTCTGCATTCCAACTTTCGATGCAAAAGGGGTATACTTTAACTACTATAAATTAATATTACTTTCATGTTCACCTCTATACTGTCTACTCCTTGTTACGAATACA encodes the following:
- the tmf1 gene encoding TATA element modulatory factor, producing MSWFNASHLSTFAKQALTTAQKSIDRVLDIQEEGQWGDTVVMPYDDLPGKTPLGGGWGTSQWESALEEEEEEEPPLSSEAITTPVTRTVVDETDNFFSTFLPAQDVTNTQIVSSAPQTKRREQEKAKKSKEPVILNEVESFESEFSHLALDDLDVSGSLPDEPEPLSGAPEEHSSMLQPAILVASQEDPPFDSFIGRRTSNDGMVENKVALESVDNQTEEMLIHLGPLAEDPDVTDSPEASDEPESISPSDSSPSTPPKPIQLETKDGKVEDRQTDTPSPPVSAFSSGTSTTSDIEVLDHESVLSESSASSRQETAEVKAGLHLMQGSFQLLSASACGELLRNEDYAKLTESCGSSSDAFERIDSFSMQSLDSRSVSEVNSDDDIPGSRTLASVTAGSEPIAPTASVVFQSQDEAPREEQVGEVGKEEEEEKEALQQEEEEEEEEEEEEGLTETMRDQSLDEMEESGRSATPVNCEQPEDLTEEDDQTGLMMSSTTSELEENPTQPITKEMRSVSTCQILELQKVIDELSSRLEKRESQLLTVSTDKVRLEEKCDNLRDEVVALKEETSTVQSLKEEFTQRIADTERKAQVACKERDIAKKEIKSMREVLTTRLNAEAMEIIKEKEEQIRGLLEEGEKLSKQQLQHCNIIKKLRVKEKDSEGRVSKQSKRLRELEEELRQLQQVLDGKEEVEKQHRENIKKLNSVVERQEKEATRLQMDSEELQEKNRSLQAALDSSYKELAELHKAKASRDSEAQEVALSRETQAKEQLSVTLDKAQEEARLQQEALGNQVADLRVALQRAEQQQARKEDYLREEISQLQQRLQEAESRNQELSQGMTSATRPLLRQIENLQASLGGQTASWEKLEKNISDRLSDAQAQLAVAVEKERAATEEGMAVRSQLASLESQNSLLRKEKGRYVVELGTEKNQRERLEEDSSREHVELENLRGEHSRLLDEAKKEKLLLTNQLEMEKMKVEQEKKKCYLAQEALKEKERKAMAHSVGEPPASSTPSLSRSSSISGTDTAGLYASTFSQDDSMDHSLGVMPMSMSLSGTNLYEAARLSGGSSIMENLQSQLKLREGEIAQLQLEISSLERSRSVMAEEVVRLTNQNDDMDLLVKDIPRLQVQLKDLEQRHNTILQMYGEKAEEAQELRMDLDDVKNMYKTQIDELLKNQK